One genomic segment of Equus przewalskii isolate Varuska chromosome 13, EquPr2, whole genome shotgun sequence includes these proteins:
- the FNDC9 gene encoding fibronectin type III domain-containing protein 9 produces the protein MNIEVGNVSYTGAIISWSSSEPCLEDYYHIMYRPNWNSIFSGYLRYSFHHEEKVPRSISSVVLEHLAPSTLYFLCISCKKAAFPYRHYCTMFHTLDKSPLAAGSSLVDPQISLWVLMAILLACFTAVLAFICLQFWCIRCHEPRWSYRAGHMEEANGLVRWPEEAPALGQREEDLQGLPLVEMPRKNSRAGAEPEAEADQEAPDVGALQREGGDQPALLPHFGE, from the coding sequence ATGAACATCGAGGTTGGGAACGTTTCTTATACGGGAGCCATCATTTCCTGGTCGTCCTCGGAGCCCTGCCTGGAGGACTATTACCATATTATGTATAGGCCCAATTGGAACAGCATCTTCTCTGGCTATCTTCGCTACAGCTTCCACCACGAGGAGAAGGTGCCTCGATCTATCAGCTCCGTGGTGCTGGAACACCTCGCCCCTTCCACTCTCTACTTCCTGTGCATCAGCTGTAAGAAGGCTGCATTCCCCTACAGGCACTACTGCACCATGTTCCACACCCTGGATAAGAGTCCACTGGCTGCTGGAAGCTCCCTGGTGGACCCCCAAATCTCCCTTTGGGTCTTGATGGCCATTCTGCTGGCCTGCTTCACAGCCGTCTTAGCCTTCATCTGCCTCCAGTTCTGGTGCATCCGTTGCCATGAGCCTCGATGGTCTTACAGAGCTGGTCACATGGAGGAAGCCAATGGGTTGGTGAGATGGCCAGAAGAGGCCCCAGCTCTCGGTCAGAGGGAGGAAGACCTGCAGGGGCTCCCCCTGGTGGAAATGCCACGCAAGAACTCCAGAGCTGGAGCAGAACCGGAAGCCGAAGCTGACCAGGAAGCCCCGGATGTGGGTGCCTTACAGAGAGAGGGTGGTGACCAACCCGCCCTACTGCCTCATTTTGGGGAGTAA